From a single Nicotiana tabacum cultivar K326 chromosome 8, ASM71507v2, whole genome shotgun sequence genomic region:
- the LOC107763969 gene encoding uncharacterized protein LOC107763969 isoform X1 — protein sequence MDMKGISWVGNIYHKFEAMCLEMEEVMYQDTVRYVENQVQTVGASVKRFYSDVMLDMHPHCNIDPVKVAATDLSLNPYAHTEIKKKLKANLKGLNPRGITKKLIDDTQVIKGKSKNGGVYRRQNVGIKEIVRDSHPPSKKSDAICLVSRDAIKFSSVSKVRGDFEVASDCMTMTSPSASVKGHDSVEATKEVYNHIMDTNVPAAGISSNAAASDMSLSVESVGKSQPDLRNTAVICDLQSDSHADRHTDKELAGETGSEISSNTHNAEVAREELNKSHGERTDRYCSNTLEKYDLNESDVEIVEQFDESNLGGTCVLVDGGRLHIPQGSVKRKSYKKKLREVFSTKKKATRKEYEELGALHGDQLPNLEDEDKVMQVHAANANTKKLSANDHSESEWEIL from the exons ATGGATATGAAAGGTATATCATGGGTTGGAAATATATACCACAAATTTGAAGCTATGTGTTTGGAGATGGAAGAGGTTATGTACCAG GACACCGTTAGATATGTTGAAAATCAGGTGCAGACTGTTGGTGCAAGTGTCAAGAGGTTCTATTCAGATGTGATGCTAGATATGCATCCTCATTGTAACATAGATCCCGTGAAAGTCGCAGCTACTGACTTGTCTCTGAACCCCTATGCTCACACTGAAATCAAGAAGAAGCTGAAAGCAAACCTTAAAGGACTCAACCCGAGGGGAATTACTAAGAAATTAATTGATGATACTCAAGTGATCAAGG ggaaaagcaaaaatggaggaGTTTATAGACGTCAAAATGTTGGGATCAAAGAGATTGTTAGAGATAGTCATCCTCCATCTAAGAAGTCTGATGCTATCTGTCTCGTCTCAAGGGATGCAATCAAATTTTCCTCAGTTTCTAAGGTTAGGGGAGATTTTGAAGTGGCATCTGACTGCATGACCATGACTTCGCCCTCGGCCTCAGTTAAAGGACATGATTCTGTAGAAGCAACAAAGGAGGTTTACAATCATATTATGGATACAAATGTGCCTGCTGCTGGAATCTCGAGTAATGCTGCAGCTTCTGACATGAGTTTATCAGTTGAATCTGTTGGGAAGAGTCAACCAGATCTCAGAAACACAGCCGTTATTTGTGACTTGCAATCAGACTCTCATG CAGATAGGCATACGGACAAGGAGTTGGCAGGTGAGACTGGATCAGAAATTAGCAGTAATACTCACAACGCTGAGGTTGCTCGTGAGGAGCTCAATAAATCCCACGGAG AAAGAACAGATAGATATTGTTCTAATACACTGGAGAAGTATGATTTAAACGAGTCCGATGTGGAAATTGTAGAGCAGTTTGATGAATCAAATTTGGGGGGAACATGTGTTCTGGTTGATGGGGGCAGGCTTCATATTCCCCAGGGCTCAGTCAAACGGAAGTCGTACAAG AAGAAGCTGCGGGAAGTATTTTCTACGAAAAAGAAGGCGACGAGGAAAGAGTATGAGGAGCTTGGGGCATTACATGGAGATCAACTGCCTAACCTAGAGGATGAAGACAAGGTGATGCAGGTTCACGCCGCGAACGCGAACACAAAAAAATTGTCAGCTAATGATCATTCTGAATCTGAGTGGGAGATTCTGTAG
- the LOC107763969 gene encoding uncharacterized protein LOC107763969 isoform X2: protein MDMKGISWVGNIYHKFEAMCLEMEEVMYQDTVRYVENQVQTVGASVKRFYSDVMLDMHPHCNIDPVKVAATDLSLNPYAHTEIKKKLKANLKGLNPRGITKKLIDDTQVIKGKSKNGGVYRRQNVGIKEIVRDSHPPSKKSDAICLVSRDAIKFSSVSKVRGDFEVASDCMTMTSPSASVKGHDSVEATKEVYNHIMDTNVPAAGISSNAAASDMSLSVESVGKSQPDLRNTAVICDLQSDSHDRHTDKELAGETGSEISSNTHNAEVAREELNKSHGERTDRYCSNTLEKYDLNESDVEIVEQFDESNLGGTCVLVDGGRLHIPQGSVKRKSYKKKLREVFSTKKKATRKEYEELGALHGDQLPNLEDEDKVMQVHAANANTKKLSANDHSESEWEIL from the exons ATGGATATGAAAGGTATATCATGGGTTGGAAATATATACCACAAATTTGAAGCTATGTGTTTGGAGATGGAAGAGGTTATGTACCAG GACACCGTTAGATATGTTGAAAATCAGGTGCAGACTGTTGGTGCAAGTGTCAAGAGGTTCTATTCAGATGTGATGCTAGATATGCATCCTCATTGTAACATAGATCCCGTGAAAGTCGCAGCTACTGACTTGTCTCTGAACCCCTATGCTCACACTGAAATCAAGAAGAAGCTGAAAGCAAACCTTAAAGGACTCAACCCGAGGGGAATTACTAAGAAATTAATTGATGATACTCAAGTGATCAAGG ggaaaagcaaaaatggaggaGTTTATAGACGTCAAAATGTTGGGATCAAAGAGATTGTTAGAGATAGTCATCCTCCATCTAAGAAGTCTGATGCTATCTGTCTCGTCTCAAGGGATGCAATCAAATTTTCCTCAGTTTCTAAGGTTAGGGGAGATTTTGAAGTGGCATCTGACTGCATGACCATGACTTCGCCCTCGGCCTCAGTTAAAGGACATGATTCTGTAGAAGCAACAAAGGAGGTTTACAATCATATTATGGATACAAATGTGCCTGCTGCTGGAATCTCGAGTAATGCTGCAGCTTCTGACATGAGTTTATCAGTTGAATCTGTTGGGAAGAGTCAACCAGATCTCAGAAACACAGCCGTTATTTGTGACTTGCAATCAGACTCTCATG ATAGGCATACGGACAAGGAGTTGGCAGGTGAGACTGGATCAGAAATTAGCAGTAATACTCACAACGCTGAGGTTGCTCGTGAGGAGCTCAATAAATCCCACGGAG AAAGAACAGATAGATATTGTTCTAATACACTGGAGAAGTATGATTTAAACGAGTCCGATGTGGAAATTGTAGAGCAGTTTGATGAATCAAATTTGGGGGGAACATGTGTTCTGGTTGATGGGGGCAGGCTTCATATTCCCCAGGGCTCAGTCAAACGGAAGTCGTACAAG AAGAAGCTGCGGGAAGTATTTTCTACGAAAAAGAAGGCGACGAGGAAAGAGTATGAGGAGCTTGGGGCATTACATGGAGATCAACTGCCTAACCTAGAGGATGAAGACAAGGTGATGCAGGTTCACGCCGCGAACGCGAACACAAAAAAATTGTCAGCTAATGATCATTCTGAATCTGAGTGGGAGATTCTGTAG